A section of the Mycobacterium sp. 3519A genome encodes:
- a CDS encoding acyl-CoA dehydrogenase family protein — MAVQMDAEEAMLVETVRAFVDRDVKPTVRDVEHANTYPEAWIEEMKRLGIYGLAVPEEYGGVPVSTRCYVLVTQELSRGWMSLAGAMGGHTVVAKLLTLFGTDEQKRTYLPAMATGELRATMALTEPGGGSDLQNMKTTALASGDELVINGSKTWISNARRSGLIALLCKTDPAAKPAHKGISVVLAEHGEGLTVSRDLPKLGYKGVESCELTFDDYRVPTSAILGGEPGKGFAQMMKGLETGRIQVASRALGVASAALEDALQYAQDRESFGQPIWKHQAVGHYLADMATKLTAARQLTFYAADRYDAGERADMEAGMAKLFASEVAMEIALNAVRIHGGYGYSTEFDVERYFRDAPLMIVGEGTNEIQRNVIASQLVARGGI; from the coding sequence ATGGCCGTACAAATGGATGCAGAAGAAGCCATGCTGGTCGAGACGGTGCGGGCATTCGTCGACCGGGATGTGAAACCCACTGTCCGCGACGTCGAGCACGCCAACACCTACCCCGAGGCGTGGATCGAAGAGATGAAACGCCTGGGGATCTACGGGTTGGCGGTGCCCGAGGAGTACGGCGGGGTGCCGGTGTCGACTCGGTGCTACGTGCTGGTCACCCAGGAACTCTCGCGGGGATGGATGAGCCTGGCGGGCGCGATGGGCGGCCACACCGTGGTCGCCAAGCTGCTGACACTGTTCGGCACCGACGAGCAGAAGCGCACCTACCTGCCCGCGATGGCGACGGGTGAACTACGGGCCACCATGGCGCTGACCGAACCCGGCGGCGGCAGCGATCTGCAGAACATGAAAACCACCGCGTTGGCCAGCGGCGACGAGTTGGTGATCAACGGTTCCAAGACTTGGATCAGCAACGCGCGGCGGTCCGGACTGATCGCTCTGCTGTGCAAGACCGATCCCGCGGCCAAGCCCGCGCACAAAGGGATTTCGGTTGTCCTCGCCGAACACGGTGAGGGCCTGACGGTGTCGCGAGATCTGCCCAAGCTGGGCTACAAGGGTGTCGAGTCGTGCGAGTTGACGTTCGACGACTATCGGGTGCCGACGTCCGCGATCCTCGGTGGCGAACCGGGCAAGGGCTTCGCGCAGATGATGAAAGGCCTTGAGACGGGCCGCATTCAGGTGGCGTCGCGCGCGCTGGGCGTGGCGTCGGCGGCGCTGGAGGACGCGCTGCAGTACGCGCAGGATCGGGAGAGTTTCGGCCAGCCGATCTGGAAGCACCAGGCCGTCGGCCACTACCTGGCCGATATGGCCACCAAGTTGACCGCCGCCCGCCAACTCACCTTTTATGCCGCCGACCGCTACGACGCGGGCGAACGCGCCGACATGGAGGCGGGCATGGCCAAACTGTTCGCCTCCGAGGTGGCCATGGAGATCGCGTTGAACGCCGTCCGGATCCATGGCGGCTACGGCTATTCCACCGAATTCGACGTCGAACGGTACTTCCGCGACGCGCCGCTGATGATCGTCGGTGAAGGCACCAACGAGATTCAACGCAACGTGATCGCGAGTCAATTGGTGGCGCGCGGCGGAATCTGA
- a CDS encoding GntR family transcriptional regulator: MKPAYQVLRERLRDEIAAGRYSDGARLPTESELVAQHGLSRQTVRRAFQDLVAEGAVYRVPGRGTYASEPERYLRQLGSIEDLMSLSDDTSMEVLAGLRRRVDVDAASRLRLDDDVVYSVVFRRLHDGVPFVATTVHLVPSVAQPVLESLTDGTVSTHTVIGLLEPHLAEPIAEAAQSITVAPADDAVAGAVGCQPGHAMLRVDRLYSDAGGRPVELSVSHFLPEQYTYRVTLRRSG; this comes from the coding sequence ATGAAACCCGCGTACCAGGTGCTGCGCGAACGACTGCGCGACGAGATCGCCGCGGGCCGGTACAGCGACGGAGCCCGACTGCCCACCGAATCGGAACTGGTTGCGCAGCACGGCTTGTCGAGGCAGACGGTGCGGCGGGCATTCCAGGACCTGGTGGCAGAGGGTGCGGTGTACCGGGTGCCTGGCCGCGGCACCTACGCCAGCGAACCGGAGCGGTATCTGCGCCAACTCGGGTCGATCGAGGACCTGATGAGCCTGTCCGACGACACCTCGATGGAGGTGCTGGCGGGGTTGCGGCGCCGCGTCGACGTCGATGCGGCCAGCAGGCTGCGCCTGGACGACGACGTGGTGTATTCGGTGGTGTTCCGGCGACTTCACGACGGCGTTCCGTTCGTGGCGACGACGGTCCACCTGGTGCCATCGGTGGCGCAGCCCGTACTGGAATCGTTGACCGACGGCACGGTGAGTACCCACACGGTGATCGGCTTGCTGGAGCCGCATCTGGCCGAGCCGATAGCCGAAGCGGCGCAATCGATCACGGTGGCGCCCGCCGACGACGCCGTTGCCGGTGCGGTCGGGTGTCAGCCGGGGCATGCCATGCTGCGGGTGGACCGGTTGTATTCGGACGCCGGCGGCAGGCCGGTGGAGTTGTCGGTCAGCCACTTCCTGCCCGAGCAGTACACCTACCGGGTGACGCTGCGCAGATCGGGCTGA
- a CDS encoding Rieske 2Fe-2S domain-containing protein has protein sequence MGLPSMRPTGWFQVAWSADLEVGDVKPLHYFGVELVAFRDLDGVVRVLDAHCQHMGADMSRGGCVVEGGIQCPFHGWVWSGDDGRNVRIPYEPCADDNGRVRCWPTAELNECIYVWHDLRRRQPAWPAPRAWGGMDCRIGKHWFRPIGPDEKQFFAGVTVHPQVVAESSVDRQHYRFVHKVPVSPTLLASRSDASSWHATIGFGGGDPVEICWYGLGLSFSCEDHGDGMQIISICPTPVDDSNTDIFATYWVSEDLDYDDRLAAAKRMLPADVEIWSHLRYLDRPALAPSEADEHRDLRAWARAFYPPAQPDLRSVTR, from the coding sequence ATGGGGTTGCCCAGCATGCGACCCACTGGCTGGTTCCAGGTCGCTTGGAGTGCCGACCTAGAGGTCGGCGACGTCAAGCCGCTGCATTACTTCGGTGTCGAGTTGGTGGCCTTCCGCGATCTCGACGGGGTTGTGCGTGTCCTCGACGCGCACTGTCAGCACATGGGCGCCGACATGTCCAGGGGCGGCTGCGTGGTCGAGGGCGGTATCCAGTGCCCGTTCCACGGCTGGGTGTGGAGCGGCGACGACGGACGCAATGTCCGCATCCCGTACGAACCGTGCGCCGACGACAACGGGCGGGTGCGCTGTTGGCCGACGGCGGAACTCAACGAGTGCATCTACGTGTGGCATGATCTGCGGCGCCGACAGCCCGCGTGGCCCGCGCCCCGGGCGTGGGGCGGAATGGACTGCCGGATCGGCAAGCATTGGTTCCGCCCGATCGGGCCGGACGAGAAACAGTTCTTCGCCGGTGTGACGGTGCATCCGCAGGTGGTCGCCGAAAGCTCGGTCGACCGACAGCATTACCGGTTCGTGCACAAGGTCCCGGTCAGCCCGACCCTGCTCGCGTCGCGGTCCGACGCCTCCAGCTGGCATGCCACCATCGGCTTCGGTGGCGGCGATCCCGTCGAGATATGTTGGTACGGGCTGGGTTTGAGCTTCAGTTGCGAAGACCACGGCGACGGCATGCAGATCATCTCGATCTGCCCGACGCCGGTCGACGACAGCAACACCGACATCTTCGCCACCTACTGGGTGTCCGAAGACCTCGACTACGACGACCGCCTGGCCGCCGCCAAGCGGATGCTGCCCGCCGATGTCGAAATCTGGTCGCACCTGCGCTATCTCGACCGTCCCGCGTTGGCGCCGTCGGAGGCCGACGAACATCGCGACCTGCGGGCCTGGGCCCGCGCGTTCTACCCGCCCGCTCAGCCCGATCTGCGCAGCGTCACCCGGTAG
- a CDS encoding enoyl-CoA hydratase/isomerase family protein — MIELSGGVLLAVGTPSDDATFTLTENDCDDRRAITVPSVSYALAELTERCARWPQAAAVCDDVLRSIDPAGPTRSGVVTESLAYSTLQSGPEFARWLAERGPATVPDLQDPVQADRIGERLHVRFNRPQRHNAFSTDMRAALLEALEVARLDPSVTEVLLTGNGPSFCSGGDLAEFGTFADPATAHLSRTRHSPALVLDELTARLGRNCRAELHGQVLGSGLEMAAYCGWVRSHPDAVFGLPELSLGLIPGAGGTVSITRRIGRWRTAYLVLSGCTIDTATALRWGLIDECRSG; from the coding sequence GTGATCGAGCTGTCGGGAGGTGTGCTCCTCGCCGTTGGCACGCCTTCCGACGACGCGACATTCACGCTGACCGAAAACGACTGCGACGACCGTCGCGCGATCACCGTGCCCTCGGTGTCCTACGCGCTGGCCGAACTCACCGAGCGCTGCGCGCGCTGGCCGCAGGCGGCCGCCGTCTGCGACGACGTGTTGCGCTCGATCGATCCGGCAGGCCCAACCCGCTCGGGGGTCGTCACCGAATCGCTGGCTTACTCGACCCTGCAGTCCGGTCCGGAGTTCGCGCGCTGGCTCGCCGAACGCGGGCCCGCCACCGTGCCCGACCTGCAGGACCCCGTACAGGCCGACCGCATCGGCGAACGTCTGCACGTCCGCTTCAATCGCCCGCAGCGGCACAACGCGTTCTCCACCGACATGCGCGCGGCGCTGCTCGAGGCGCTCGAGGTTGCCCGGCTGGACCCCTCGGTGACGGAGGTGCTGCTGACCGGCAACGGCCCCTCGTTCTGCAGCGGCGGCGATCTCGCCGAGTTCGGCACCTTCGCCGATCCGGCCACCGCACACCTGTCCCGCACCCGTCACAGCCCTGCACTCGTGCTCGACGAGTTGACCGCCCGCCTTGGCCGCAACTGCCGCGCCGAGTTGCACGGCCAGGTGCTCGGCAGCGGGTTGGAGATGGCCGCCTACTGCGGCTGGGTGCGGTCGCATCCCGACGCCGTGTTCGGGCTTCCAGAGCTCAGCCTGGGTCTGATCCCCGGCGCCGGAGGGACGGTGAGCATCACCCGGCGCATCGGCCGGTGGCGGACGGCGTATCTGGTGCTGTCCGGTTGCACCATCGACACGGCGACCGCCCTGCGGTGGGGGCTGATCGACGAGTGTCGCAGCGGCTAG
- the fadD4 gene encoding fatty-acid--CoA ligase FadD4, with protein sequence MQIREHAEAHPDKPAVIIHPSGTVLTFAELEARANRLAHFFRRHGLREGDAVAILMENNEHFHAVMWAARRCGLYYVPINTHLTAAEVAYIIDNSGAKAVVGSAALKKTCENLAEHTVPPLRIIADGELDGWHRYPECVADQPDTPIDDEIEGDLLQYSSGTTGRPKGIKRELPHLPPDEVPGLMSMLVSFWLDPDAVYLSPAPLYHTAPSVWSMQIQAGGITTVVLEKFDAEGCLQAIQQHRVTHGQFVPVMFTRMLKLPEAVRERYDLSSLKRVMHAAAPCPVEIKKQMIDWWGPIVDEYYASSEAIGSTLITAEDWLAHPGSVGKPMAGVLHILDEDGNELPPGQAGEIYFEGGLDFEYLNDPEKTAKSRDAHGWKTVGDIGYLDEDGYLYLTDRRHHMIISGGVNIYPQEAENMLVTHPKVMDAAVFGIPDDEMGQSVKGVVQTVDPADATDEFGEDLLGWLRDRLAHYKCPRSISFEAQLPRTDTGKLYKQELINKYS encoded by the coding sequence ATGCAGATTCGGGAACACGCAGAGGCCCACCCCGACAAACCGGCCGTCATCATCCATCCGTCGGGGACGGTGCTGACGTTCGCCGAACTCGAGGCGCGGGCCAACCGGCTGGCCCACTTCTTCCGCAGGCACGGCCTGCGCGAGGGCGACGCTGTCGCGATCCTGATGGAGAACAACGAGCACTTCCACGCCGTCATGTGGGCGGCGCGGCGCTGCGGGCTCTACTACGTCCCGATCAACACCCATCTGACCGCGGCCGAGGTCGCCTACATCATCGACAACAGCGGCGCCAAAGCCGTCGTCGGTTCCGCTGCGCTGAAGAAGACGTGCGAGAACCTCGCCGAGCACACCGTGCCTCCGCTGCGGATCATCGCCGATGGCGAATTGGACGGCTGGCACCGCTACCCGGAATGCGTTGCGGATCAACCAGATACGCCCATCGACGACGAGATCGAAGGCGACCTGCTGCAGTACTCCTCCGGCACCACCGGCCGCCCCAAGGGCATCAAACGCGAACTGCCGCACCTGCCGCCCGACGAAGTGCCCGGCCTGATGTCGATGTTGGTCAGCTTCTGGCTCGATCCCGACGCCGTCTACCTCAGCCCCGCCCCGCTGTACCACACCGCGCCATCGGTGTGGTCGATGCAGATTCAGGCAGGCGGCATCACGACCGTCGTTTTGGAGAAGTTCGACGCCGAGGGCTGTCTGCAGGCGATCCAGCAGCACCGCGTCACCCACGGCCAGTTCGTGCCGGTGATGTTCACCCGGATGCTGAAGTTGCCCGAAGCCGTCCGCGAGCGCTACGACCTGTCCAGCCTGAAGCGGGTGATGCACGCCGCCGCACCGTGCCCCGTCGAGATCAAGAAACAGATGATCGACTGGTGGGGGCCGATCGTCGACGAGTACTACGCCTCATCGGAGGCGATCGGGTCGACGTTGATCACCGCGGAGGACTGGTTGGCGCATCCCGGGTCGGTGGGCAAGCCGATGGCGGGCGTACTGCACATCCTCGACGAGGACGGCAACGAGTTGCCGCCGGGCCAGGCGGGTGAGATCTACTTCGAGGGCGGCCTCGACTTCGAATACCTCAACGATCCGGAGAAGACCGCCAAGTCACGCGATGCGCACGGCTGGAAAACCGTGGGCGACATCGGTTATCTCGACGAGGACGGCTACCTGTACCTGACCGACCGGCGCCACCACATGATCATCTCCGGCGGGGTGAACATCTACCCGCAGGAGGCGGAGAACATGCTGGTGACCCACCCCAAGGTGATGGACGCCGCGGTGTTCGGCATCCCGGACGACGAAATGGGACAGAGCGTCAAGGGCGTCGTCCAGACGGTCGATCCTGCCGACGCCACCGACGAATTCGGCGAGGATCTGCTCGGCTGGCTGCGGGATCGGTTGGCGCACTACAAGTGTCCGCGGTCGATTTCGTTCGAAGCGCAATTGCCGCGCACCGATACCGGCAAGCTGTACAAGCAGGAGCTGATAAACAAGTACTCGTGA
- a CDS encoding NB-ARC domain-containing protein → MADAGQPRPPSGVLTFFFTDIEGSTRRWETDAAAMRTALETHNEVLRGAVEGHGGSVFNYTGDGMCAVFTSPRSAVDAAVAAQRLLELPVRMGIATGEAELRGGDYFGTVLNRTARMMSAGHGGQILLDGATAGLVSGLDLIALGSKRLRDIAGPVDVYQVRASGLRTDFPPLATVDSVPGNLRLPPTSFVGRQADVAEVETALKAHRMVTLTGVGGVGKTRLALEVASRAATDFADGVFVVELAAVDDPAAVPEAVAAAMGITQQADQNMSDSLAAALEGRSRLLVFDNCEHVLDATADVIDAIFAKSQSVQILATSREGLGLNDEQLWPVPSLDVANGVDSAAVTLFMDRAQTVSPNASMSAPDEATAVVEICRRLDGIPLAIELAASRMVSMTAVEVRDRLDDRFRLLVGSRRALERHQTLRHAVQWSYDLLDDTERDLLARCSVFSCGFDLGGACAVGESADELATLDVLDALVRKSLLVADRSTSRTRYLMLETIRQFAAEQLTATDAADAARLAHARYFAEREADVMTTWAGPRQREAYEWFTTELANLRTAFRFAADRNNLDVAAPIAVCAALLGYYVEQYEPFGWAEELLESARAVAHPRLAQLYMTAAMCYLTGRNDNFLAYMTAAEEAIDDGRFDAVHVGLHAAIGGGWLYSASPERCVEWARRSLSRWPEHRLWMLPHLVFAYTFAGAHEEAQAASKELFAVVDTVDNPTLVTGALFAYGYIERKRNPEAAYEALQRALAVSQAVGVRQMESVLASTLSSVAFDHADPANALEYLSLAIRTYYDSGSLTFISGPLGLLTVVFDRLGCYEQAAKISSFDASAISQATFPEITRATAHLREVLGEQTYLSLARAGAEMTYAGRATYALEQIEITRARLQQT, encoded by the coding sequence ATGGCCGATGCAGGTCAGCCGCGCCCGCCGTCGGGCGTGTTGACCTTCTTCTTCACCGATATCGAAGGCTCGACGCGGCGGTGGGAGACCGACGCCGCGGCGATGCGGACAGCGCTCGAAACGCACAACGAGGTCCTGCGCGGGGCGGTCGAAGGCCACGGCGGTTCCGTGTTCAACTACACCGGCGACGGCATGTGCGCGGTGTTCACGTCTCCGCGCTCGGCGGTCGATGCGGCCGTCGCCGCGCAGCGGTTGCTGGAGCTTCCGGTGCGGATGGGCATCGCCACCGGAGAGGCGGAACTCCGCGGCGGCGACTACTTCGGCACCGTCCTCAATCGAACCGCGCGGATGATGTCGGCCGGCCACGGCGGTCAGATCCTGCTCGACGGCGCAACGGCGGGCCTGGTCTCCGGGCTGGACCTGATTGCCCTCGGCTCAAAGCGGTTGCGCGACATCGCCGGCCCCGTCGACGTGTACCAGGTCCGGGCGTCCGGTCTGCGGACCGACTTCCCGCCGCTGGCGACCGTCGACTCCGTCCCGGGAAATCTGCGGCTGCCGCCAACCAGTTTTGTCGGCCGCCAGGCCGACGTCGCGGAGGTCGAGACGGCGTTGAAGGCGCACCGCATGGTGACACTGACCGGTGTAGGCGGAGTCGGTAAGACGCGACTGGCGTTGGAGGTCGCGTCACGTGCGGCAACCGATTTCGCGGACGGTGTGTTCGTCGTCGAGCTGGCCGCCGTCGACGATCCGGCCGCTGTGCCTGAGGCGGTGGCCGCCGCGATGGGCATCACGCAACAGGCGGACCAGAACATGTCCGACAGTCTCGCCGCGGCGCTGGAGGGCCGGTCGCGATTGCTCGTCTTCGACAACTGCGAGCACGTTCTCGATGCGACGGCCGATGTGATCGACGCGATCTTCGCCAAGTCGCAGTCGGTGCAGATTCTCGCGACAAGCCGAGAAGGGTTGGGGCTCAACGACGAACAACTATGGCCTGTCCCCTCCCTCGACGTCGCCAACGGCGTCGACTCGGCCGCGGTGACCCTGTTCATGGACCGCGCGCAGACCGTCTCACCCAACGCCTCGATGTCGGCGCCCGACGAGGCCACCGCCGTCGTGGAGATCTGCCGTCGACTCGACGGCATCCCACTGGCCATCGAACTCGCCGCATCGCGAATGGTCTCCATGACCGCGGTCGAGGTGCGCGACCGACTCGACGATCGATTCCGTCTGCTGGTCGGCTCACGGCGCGCGCTAGAACGACACCAGACGCTGCGGCACGCGGTGCAGTGGTCGTACGACCTGCTCGACGACACCGAACGGGACCTACTGGCAAGGTGTTCGGTGTTCTCTTGCGGATTCGATCTGGGCGGTGCATGCGCCGTCGGCGAGTCCGCCGACGAACTGGCGACCCTCGATGTTCTCGACGCGCTGGTGCGGAAGTCGCTTCTCGTCGCGGATCGATCCACATCCCGGACCAGGTACCTGATGCTGGAGACCATCCGCCAGTTCGCGGCGGAGCAGCTGACCGCCACTGACGCGGCCGACGCCGCCCGTCTCGCGCACGCGAGGTACTTCGCGGAACGCGAGGCCGACGTGATGACCACCTGGGCTGGTCCACGACAGCGCGAGGCTTACGAATGGTTCACCACCGAACTGGCGAACCTGCGCACCGCGTTCCGCTTCGCCGCGGACAGAAACAATCTGGACGTCGCAGCCCCGATCGCGGTCTGCGCGGCGCTGCTCGGCTATTACGTCGAGCAGTACGAGCCGTTCGGATGGGCGGAGGAACTCCTGGAATCCGCACGGGCCGTGGCGCACCCGCGCCTTGCGCAGCTCTACATGACGGCGGCCATGTGTTATCTGACCGGTCGAAACGACAACTTCCTCGCCTATATGACAGCCGCCGAGGAAGCCATCGACGACGGGCGCTTCGACGCGGTGCACGTCGGACTCCATGCCGCGATCGGCGGCGGTTGGCTCTACTCAGCCAGCCCCGAACGGTGTGTCGAGTGGGCCCGACGGTCGCTCTCGAGGTGGCCGGAACATCGCCTGTGGATGCTCCCGCACCTGGTCTTCGCGTATACCTTCGCGGGAGCGCATGAGGAGGCGCAGGCGGCGTCAAAGGAGTTGTTCGCCGTCGTCGACACCGTCGACAATCCGACACTGGTCACCGGAGCGCTGTTCGCGTATGGGTACATCGAGCGCAAACGCAACCCCGAGGCCGCGTACGAGGCGCTTCAGCGCGCGCTGGCGGTCTCCCAGGCCGTCGGTGTTCGGCAGATGGAATCCGTTCTCGCCTCGACCTTGTCGAGCGTGGCGTTCGATCACGCGGACCCGGCGAACGCTCTCGAATACCTGTCGCTGGCGATCCGGACGTATTACGACTCGGGCAGTCTGACGTTCATCTCGGGTCCGCTCGGCCTTCTCACGGTCGTCTTCGACCGGCTTGGCTGTTATGAGCAGGCGGCCAAGATCAGCTCGTTCGACGCTTCGGCGATATCCCAGGCGACGTTTCCCGAAATCACAAGGGCCACAGCGCATCTACGGGAGGTGCTCGGCGAGCAGACGTATCTGTCACTCGCGCGTGCGGGCGCGGAGATGACCTACGCCGGCAGGGCGACATATGCGCTGGAGCAGATCGAGATCACGCGCGCCCGCCTCCAGCAAACGTAA